Part of the Acidobacteriota bacterium genome is shown below.
GACGATCGGATCCACGATCCACTGCTCGGAAAAGGCGTTGGCCGAATCCACGGTTGCGTCAAAATTGGTCTGGCGCATCCGGCCGTTTTCATCGAAATATGCCAGCTGTACGTTGCCTTCGCAGGTTTCGAGAGCATGCAGTCTGCCTGTCGGCTTCACGAACGCAATCACCGCGGCCGGTGTTCCGAGTCCCTTGAATCTTTTGATAGTCGGCATCGACTGCGCCTGCGTCCCCGGAAATTCCGAGAGCGCCGGGATCTGTATCTTTCCGAGATCATCGTTGACCTGTTCCAGGCGCCGCGACGGATTGCCCGGGTCATCCAGCGCTACCTTTAATTGCTCAATCGCCTCCCGTGCGTCCTGCTTCGCCCCTCTCACGAACCTCCAACGCGACCTGACGCAGGTTGATGTCACGCTCTACTTCCTCGGCATCGGATGAGCCATTTCTGACATGCACCGCTAGAGACAACGCTTCATCGTGCCAGCTTGTATCTCGTCGGGACAGACGATACGGACGAAGCCGCGGGGTATCGGAAGTCAACGGAAGACTCTCACCATCGAAGTCCATGTTTTCATAAAGAGTCAAACAGAGACCGTCGGGAACCTTCACGGAACAGATTTCTTTTCCCCAATCTCTGCCGCGAACCTCATTGTAGTAGGCGCCGAGATCACGATACGATCCAACGTCGAGCACCAATGATTCGGCGGTGTAATTTTCCCTCCAGAACACGGTGACTTTTTTCTTGATGTCCTCGAGGTTCTGACGTGCCCATCCCAGGCGTTCGGACCAGCGGTCGATTTCAAGTTGGAGAACTTCGAGGAACTTTGTCTTTTCGTCAATCTTGCGTTGCAAAGCGGCAGGGCTGCTGTCGGCGGCGGCGGCCGCCAATGACCGGCGTTGAATCTCGAGACGCGCCTGCCGCAATTCATATCGGGCGATCAGCCGACACGTATCGCGATTTTCGTTGGACGGATCGGTCAATGTCTCAAGATTCGCGGAATCGGAATAAGTGACCATTGTGACAGTATCCGAAATCATCACGATCGCGTGCTTTCTGATCTCGATCTCAGACCATTTGCCAGTCACTTTTGCGATTCCGAACTGGCGGACGAATCTGATCCCGTCCGGAACCCGGAAGCGGGCGCTTGCCTTGTACCAATACACGCCGATGTTCTCGATCGCCGTCGAATCTAACGGCTTGATTTCGCTCCATTCAAGCGAAGCGCGTGTCTGTTTGCCGCGCCAAATGATTTCAAACGGGTTCACCGGCGGTTCGACCGGATCGCCCCTCGTGCCCCACACGCGAAACTCGAATTCCTCGGTATAGACGGCGCCCGAGGTGACGGCGATCAGGTTGTCGTTATCAAAGCGCGTCGCCGGTTGTGATTTCGGGGTGGCGCCGGAACCGAACGGTACCG
Proteins encoded:
- a CDS encoding LamG domain-containing protein — protein: MITGYRTVDGRLRITAVNHGLETGDRVRITGTRDYSGVYSVKSVGNREITFESTSWETGSAINVGKIRDNRRHSLVFDGVDDYVQLPAMTFDFAKGVTLEAWVRYYSLRNWSRILDFGNGQGNLNIVLANTDVSGELRFFIDNEESVAYVSVSAPDALPLDSWIHVAATVEPSGKATLYTDGVELASGMLEGTPEPVSRTQNYIGKSNWEGDEFFEGQIADVRIWSRALSGDEIRNNMYRPLTGQEKDLRGFWRLNGIADAQTPDFSGFGNDGVVFGGAYISGSRIGRDVSVPFGSGATPKSQPATRFDNDNLIAVTSGAVYTEEFEFRVWGTRGDPVEPPVNPFEIIWRGKQTRASLEWSEIKPLDSTAIENIGVYWYKASARFRVPDGIRFVRQFGIAKVTGKWSEIEIRKHAIVMISDTVTMVTYSDSANLETLTDPSNENRDTCRLIARYELRQARLEIQRRSLAAAAADSSPAALQRKIDEKTKFLEVLQLEIDRWSERLGWARQNLEDIKKKVTVFWRENYTAESLVLDVGSYRDLGAYYNEVRGRDWGKEICSVKVPDGLCLTLYENMDFDGESLPLTSDTPRLRPYRLSRRDTSWHDEALSLAVHVRNGSSDAEEVERDINLRQVALEVRERGEAGRTGGD